Proteins from one Carassius gibelio isolate Cgi1373 ecotype wild population from Czech Republic chromosome A25, carGib1.2-hapl.c, whole genome shotgun sequence genomic window:
- the fancf gene encoding Fanconi anemia group F protein: MEAVLRHLTNILELLAVSQTDRVSEWDRHTALRAFQWAEYCEQLHSRFQSNPAVRSALEAALSDTNRRLRETLPSCSPVMFSELAQCQQLLLVHLLRNPSAPNSVIPMLFPDPKTAAEESQFDQNSLITCKSAFNLLCRTSDGTSSAGLQAEAVVRGTLLGDLLNSLLSRSGNDEYARTLLDSMLHDSAGKPESLYDVIAAALLSPDDETSCVTRRCVLAWLREREGGLSEVCRSLSPGICAVLSRQSPEFKQEYWGVLKQWASCLEFDVLESLWVPTSDEPVTFMKLTDRFKDLLNSGPPLKEETEAELKTLKREAGDFHVKGLCIWTDIIIQLKL, encoded by the coding sequence ATGGAGGCTGTGCTGAGACACCTGACCAACATACTGGAGTTACTGGCCGTGTCTCAGACGGATCGCGTGAGTGAATGGGACCGTCACACCGCGCTCCGGGCGTTTCAGTGGGCTGAGTACTGCGAGCAGCTGCACTCCCGCTTCCAGTCCAACCCCGCGGTCCGCTCCGCGCTCGAGGCCGCTCTGAGCGACACCAACCGCCGCCTGCGGGAAACTCTGCCCTCGTGCTCTCCGGTCATGTTCTCTGAACTGGCTCAGTGTCAGCAATTGCTGCTCGTTCATTTACTCAGAAACCCTTCCGCGCCGAACTCCGTTATCCCAATGCTTTTTCCAGATCCCAAAACTGCTGCAGAGGAATCCCAGTTTGATCAAAACAGCCTCATTACGTGTAAATCAGCTTTTAATCTGCTGTGCCGCACATCGGACGGGACTAGTAGTGCTGGGTTACAGGCTGAAGCAGTGGTCAGAGGCACACTGCTCGGAGACCTCTTGAACTCTTTACTGAGTCGCTCTGGGAATGACGAGTATGCGAGAACACTGCTGGATTCCATGCTTCATGACAGCGCGGGAAAACCGGAAAGCCTTTATGACGTCATAGCAGCTGCGCTTCTTTCTCCTGATGACGAAACGAGCTGCGTCACTCGGCGCTGTGTCCTCGCCTGGCTGCGAGAGCGCGAGGGGGGTTTGAGTGAAGTGTGCAGGTCTCTGTCCCCGGGGATCTGTGCCGTGCTCTCCCGACAGTCTCCCGAGTTTAAACAGGAATATTGGGGTGTTCTGAAACAGTGGGCGTCCTGCTTGGAGTTTGACGTCTTGGAGAGTCTATGGGTGCCGACATCAGACGAGCCTGTCACCTTTATGAAACTGACTGATCGATTCAAAGATTTATTAAATTCGGGGCCACCGTTAAAAGAGGAGACGGAAGCTGAACTCAAAACACTCAAACGGGAAGCTGGAGACTTTCATGTAAAAGGCCTCTGTATATGGACTGATATAATCATTCAACTGAAGCTGTAA